From a region of the Helianthus annuus cultivar XRQ/B chromosome 5, HanXRQr2.0-SUNRISE, whole genome shotgun sequence genome:
- the LOC110942123 gene encoding kinesin-like protein KIN-12F: MSNSEISRHRSSGSISISSIRNLLPRSGSVKHKMSSFSNPRLSRFQSENVPPVDPNVTAEELPSIVKESTANVTNGSVSCKEVRGLESSVDPHVKVVARIRPPNSHEKGDYTVRKVSDDSVAVGDRKFTLDAVLNSKSSQEDAFQSVGVSMVKSAMAGYNTLTLAYGQTGSGKTYTLWGPPSAMLEDQSTSGNQGIVPRVFQRLFAEIQQEQDQAEGKQINYQCRCSFLEIYNEQIGDLLDPTQRNLEIKDDAKHGFYVENLTEEYVTGYEDVTQILIKGLSNRKIGATSVNSKSSRSHIVFTCVIESWCKGTASMNFGSSKTSRITLVDLAGLEKNKTNDTGRECVKEGEFVRKSISQLGNLVNILADTNRSGESKDIPYNNSCLTHLLKESLGGNSKLTVICAISPDDKSSAETISTLRFGRRAKLIHNNPVVNEITEDDVNDLSDQIRELKEELIRAKTDASYSFGSNTIYKNGSARQSLNQLRVSLNRSLMMKEEVVGIETDVKEDVDIDEHDVKDLQRQLDMLHSDDEFQEASESSRGTRFFSMGGSEGDVASEQYASCQDDTDDEEMNPEEPEIDLKVQNIDSISITAGRPSDAFNGPMLSESPKIGNVMRKSVAFVQDNVTRESSKNSDQISCQEDGEIDRKIQNIHSISITAGRPSDAFNGPMLSESPKIGNSMRKSVAFVQDNETRKSSSKISDQIRASLRSSMMFGGATESLAASLQRGLEIIDNHQRNSVLNKSLVALSFDHLATNMNDASVQTDGSFDKKYVCSNCQQRGSNDSNEVAAMKKVKDLENVCMEQAAEIEKLNNLVLQYKQEKDVTSPLNELKNSSISRNSQTKLLRWNDEPEIIKQSFDANEKESLLEEIKSLRSKLQLQSPTNKSLDRLRRSSTSLISQSLTLRKSGTDLKGNETLEDLQKERERWMEMESEWICLTDELRVDLEATRRRSEKMEMELRLEKKCTEELDDALMRSINGHGRMVEHYADLQEKYNELAEKHRLILEGIAEVKRAAAKAGAKGHGKRFSKSLAAELSVLRVEREKERELLKKENRSLKSQLRDTAEAVHAAGEVLVRLRETEEAAAAAQEKFANVEEENNKLKKQIEKQKRKHKMEIITMKQYLAESRLPESALRPLYREDSDVKVNDDVDDEAWRAEFGAIYQNHY; the protein is encoded by the exons ATGTCTAATTCAGAGATCTCACGACACAGATCATCCGGAAGCATTTCGATTTCGTCGATTCGAAACCTACTTCCGAGATCTGGATCGGTAAAGCACAAGATGAGTTCATTTTCAAACCCTAGGTTATCTCGGTTCCAGTCCGAAAACGTTCCTCCTGTCGATCCGAATGTTACGGCCGAGGAACTGCCTTCGATTGTGAAGGAATCGACCGCAAACGTGACGAATGGATCGGTTTCGTGCAAGGAAGTTAGAGGATTGGAAAGCTCTGTAGATCCGCATGTTAAG GTTGTTGCGAGGATTAGACCTCCTAATTCTCATGAGAAGGGGGATTATACGGTTAGGAAAGTTTCGGATGATTCGGTGGCCGTAGGGGATCGGAAGTTTACTTTGGATGCCGTACTCAATTCGAAATCTAGCCAG GAGGATGCATTTCAGTCAGTTGGCGTCTCAATGGTTAAGAGTGCAATGGCGGGTTACAACACGTTGACATTGGCTTATGGACAG ACTGGAAGTGGAAAAACTTACACATTATGGGGTCCACCGAGCGCGATGCTTGAAGATCAATCGACTAGTGGTAATCAAGGAATTGTTCCACGCGTCTTCCAGAGGCTGTTTGCAGAAATCCAACAA GAACAAGATCAAGCAGAAGGTAAACAGATAAATTATCAGTGCCGCTGTTCCTTCCTTGAG ATATACAATGAGCAAATTGGAGATTTGCTTGATCCAACCCAGAGAAACCTAGAG ATTAAAGATGATGCTAAACATGGGTTTTATGTTGAGAATCTGACCGAGGAATATGTGACGGGCTATGAAGACGTTACTCAAATTTTGATCAAG GGCCTCTCCAATAGGAAAATTGGAGCAACAAGCGTAAACTCCAAAAGTTCAAGATCTCAtattgtgtttacatgtgttatTGAGTCTTGGTGCAAG GGTACAGCTTCAATGAATTTTGGTAGTTCAAAAACAAGCCGGATTACACTTGTCGATCTTGCTGGACTTGAGAAGAACAAAACCAATGACACTGGCAGAGAGTGTGTCAAAGAAGGAGAATTTGTCAGAAAATCAATTTCACAACTTGG aaacttggtTAATATCCTTGCTGACACAAACCGATCTGGAGAATCAAAAGACATTCCGTACAACAATTCTTGTTTGACTCATTTGCTGAAAGAATCACTTGGAGGCAACTCAAAACTTACTGTTATATGTGCTATCTCCCCAGATGACAA GTCTTCTGCTGAAACAATTAGCACACTTAGATTTGGACGTCGTGCAAAACTTATACACAATAATCCTGTAGTAAATGAAATAACAGAAGATGATGTTAATGATCTCAGTGATCAAATTCGTGAACTGAAG GAAGAGCTAATTAGAGCAAAAACAGATGCAAGTTACTCGTTCGGATCTAACACGATCTATAAAAACGGAAGTGCACGCCAAAGCTTGAATCAGTTAAGAGTTAGTCTTAACCGTTCATTGATGATGAAAGAAGAAGTAGTAGGTATTGAAACTGATGTGAAAGAAGACGTAGATATTGATGAACATGACGTTAAAGATTTACAACGTCAGCTCGATATGTTACATAGTGATGATGAGTTCCAAGAAGCCTCTGAAAGCAGCAGAGGCACACGGTTCTTCTCTATGGGAGGTTCCGAGGGTGACGTAGCAAGTGAACAGTATGCCAGCTGTCAAGACGACACTGACGATGAAGAAATGAATCCCGAAGAACCTGAAATCGATCTTAAAGTTCAGAATATCGATAGCATTTCGATTACTGCTGGCAGGCCTTCTGATGCGTTTAACGGTCCTATGCTATCAGAATCGCCGAaaatcggtaatgtcatgagaaAGAGTGTGGCTTTTGTTCAAGATAATGTAACCCGTGAATCGTCAAAGAATAGTGACCAAATTAGCTGTCAAGAAGACGGTGAAATTGATCGTAAAATTCAAAACATTCATAGCATTTCCATTACTGCTGGCAGGCCTTCTGATGCGTTTAACGGTCCTATGTTATCAGAATCCCCGAAAATCGGTAATTCCATGAGAAAGAGTGTTGCTTTCGTTCAAGATAATGAAACCCGTAAATCATCTTCAAAGATTAGCGATCAAATTAGAGCATCTTTAAGATCGAGTATGATGTTTGGGGGGGCCACTGAGTCACTCGCAGCTAGTCTTCAAAGAGGGCTAGAAATTATAGACAATCACCAACGGAATTCGGTTTTGAACAAGTCCTTGGTTGCATTGTCTTTTGATCATTTGGCTACAAACATGAATGATGCATCTGTTCAAACAGATGGGTCTTTTGATAAGAAATATGTCTGTTCGAATTGCCAGCAAAGAGGATCTAATGATTCTAATGAA GTTGCTGCCATGAAGAAAGTGAAAGATCTTGAAAATGTTTGCATGGAACAAGCAGCAGAGATTGAGAAATTAAATAATCTG GTATTGCAATACAAACAAGAGAAAGATGTAACATCACCTCTTAATGAGCTAAAAAATAGCAGCATTTCACGTAACAGCCAAACAAag CTTCTAAGATGGAACGACGAGCCAGAAATCATAAAACAAAGTTTCGATGCAAACGAAAAAGAATCACTTCTCGAAGAAATCAAATCATTAAGATCCAAACTCCAACTCCAATCACCTACAAACAAATCACTCGACAGATTAAGAAGATCGTCAACCTCACTAATATCCCAATCACTAACCTTAAGAAAAAGCGGCACAGACCTTAAAGGAAACGAAACACTAGAAGACCTTCAAAAGGAACGAGAAAGATGGATGGAAATGGAGAGTGAATGGATCTGTTTGACCGACGAGTTAAGAGTTGACCTGGAAGCCACACGACGTCGTTCTGAGAAGATGGAAATGGAATTAAGATTGGAGAAGAAATGCACAGAGGAGTTAGATGACGCACTCATGAGGTCGATTAACGGTCATGGTAGAATGGTGGAACATTATGCTGATTTGCAGGAGAAGTATAATGAACTGGCGGAGAAACACCGGTTGATTCTTGAAGGGATAGCGGAGGTGAAACGGGCTGCGGCTAAAGCCGGAGCGAAAGGTCATGGGAAGCGGTTTTCGAAGTCGTTGGCTGCTGAGCTGTCGGTGTTGCGAGTTGAGAGAGAGAAGGAAAGAGAGTTGTTGAAGAAGGAGAATAGAAGTTTGAAAAGTCAACTCAGGGATACTGCTGAAGCTGTTCATGCAGCTGGTGAAGTTCTTGTTAGGTTGAGAGAAACTGAGGAAGCAGCAGCGGCTGCACAG GAGAAGTTTGCAAATGTTGAGGAAGAGAACAATAAGCTAAAGAAgcaaatagaaaaacaaaaaagaaagcacAAGATGGAGATCATTACAATGAAACAGTATCTTGCTGAAAGCCGATTGCCCGAATCTGCATTGAGACCGTTGTACAGGGAAGACTCAGATGTTAAAGTCAATGACGACGTTGATGATGAGGCCTGGAGGGCTGAATTTGGAGCCATATATCAAAACCATTACTAG